One stretch of Burkholderia pyrrocinia DNA includes these proteins:
- a CDS encoding VOC family protein, producing the protein MPLPMTRIILYVRDVALLKAFYQRYFDLPVIEEIDGEWVVLDAGAIELALHLAGPAFRQAVSSVHANADASTVKLVFSIDADIDAHRDRLARDGVTVRDLKRYDGFAYRMYDGLDPESNVFQVMQPD; encoded by the coding sequence GTGCCGCTTCCAATGACCCGCATCATCCTGTACGTCCGCGACGTCGCGTTGCTGAAGGCGTTCTACCAGCGGTATTTCGACCTGCCCGTCATCGAGGAAATCGACGGTGAATGGGTCGTGCTCGACGCGGGCGCAATCGAACTGGCGCTGCATCTGGCGGGCCCGGCGTTTCGCCAGGCAGTCTCGTCCGTCCATGCGAATGCCGATGCAAGCACCGTGAAGCTCGTCTTCTCGATCGATGCCGATATCGACGCGCACCGCGACCGGCTCGCCCGCGATGGCGTGACCGTGCGCGATCTCAAGCGCTACGACGGCTTCGCGTACCGGATGTATGACGGCCTCGATCCGGAGAGCAACGTCTTTCAGGTGATGCAGCCGGACTGA
- a CDS encoding TonB-dependent hemoglobin/transferrin/lactoferrin family receptor: MHCYPLARRPICAALFGAFGLSAAPAHADSPPQGATPPPAVLVAASARGDAALLDPVTVTATRTATAASRTAASVSVITDDDLEEQQAANIKDALRYEPGITVRRTAYRPGSAALGGGRDGDSSINIRGLEGNRVLLMEDGIRLPNAFSFGPLEAGRGDYADLDTLKRIEILRGPASALYGSDGLTGAVNFITKDPRDLLSIYHKPYYFSFRPSYDSADRSIGATVSAAGGNDRVQGMIIADGRRGHEVDTRGSNNSASTLRTTSNPQDVYSESLLGKLVLTPTARDTIKFTAETVQRRVSTDVLSAINPPNTLGLTTNDRLERNRFSVDYDFRDDAFRWFQTAHVQFYYQDAKQDQYAFETRGAPLKSRSRDNQYKERTFGGSAFAESGFATGPLAHKLLYGVDGSLSRVTNLRDGTVPGVGEAFPNKAFPDTDYTLFGAFVQDQIGYGRLLVTPGLRFDTYRLSPTGNDPLFTGKAVSTSANELSPRVAVLYEITPAVIPYVQYAHGFRAPTPDQVNSSFSNPVYGYTSIGNPNLKPETSDTFEAGLRGKAGTGYGVVRYSAAAFTGRYRNFISRTTIAGSNRPTDPSVFQYVNFADARIHGLEGRAEWAMPNGITLKTAMAFTKGSTQNDGAASQPLNTVNPFSAVFGVRYEPGERWFVQTDLLFQAAKRDKDIDKSDCSNKACFTPPSSFVVDLRGGYRFNKHVSATIGIRNLFDRKYWNWSDVRGIAADSQVLDAYTSPGRTVAVSMKVDF; the protein is encoded by the coding sequence GTGCATTGCTATCCGCTGGCGCGGCGGCCGATCTGCGCCGCGCTGTTCGGCGCGTTCGGCCTGTCCGCCGCCCCGGCTCACGCCGATTCGCCGCCGCAAGGCGCCACCCCGCCTCCTGCCGTCCTCGTCGCCGCGTCCGCGCGCGGCGATGCGGCGCTGCTCGACCCCGTCACCGTCACGGCCACCCGCACCGCCACCGCCGCGAGCCGCACGGCGGCGTCCGTGTCGGTGATCACCGACGACGATCTCGAGGAACAGCAGGCCGCCAACATCAAGGATGCACTGCGCTACGAGCCGGGCATCACGGTGCGCCGCACCGCGTATCGGCCCGGCAGCGCCGCGCTCGGCGGCGGCCGCGACGGCGATTCGAGCATCAACATCCGCGGCCTCGAAGGCAATCGCGTGCTGCTGATGGAAGACGGCATCCGCCTGCCGAACGCGTTCTCGTTCGGGCCGCTCGAAGCGGGGCGCGGCGACTACGCCGATCTCGACACGCTCAAGCGCATCGAGATCCTGCGCGGCCCGGCCTCGGCGCTCTACGGCAGCGACGGCCTGACCGGCGCGGTGAACTTCATCACGAAGGATCCTCGCGACCTGCTGTCGATCTACCACAAGCCCTATTACTTCTCGTTCCGGCCGAGCTACGACTCGGCCGACCGCAGCATCGGCGCGACCGTGTCGGCCGCGGGCGGCAACGACCGCGTGCAAGGGATGATCATCGCCGATGGCCGGCGCGGCCACGAGGTCGACACGCGCGGCAGCAACAACTCGGCGAGCACGCTGCGCACGACGTCGAACCCGCAGGACGTCTATTCCGAATCGCTGCTCGGCAAGCTCGTGCTGACGCCCACCGCGCGCGACACGATCAAGTTCACGGCCGAAACCGTGCAGCGGCGCGTGAGCACCGACGTGCTGTCCGCGATCAATCCGCCGAATACGCTCGGCCTCACGACGAACGACCGGCTCGAGCGCAACCGCTTCAGCGTCGACTACGATTTCCGCGACGACGCGTTCCGCTGGTTCCAGACCGCGCACGTGCAGTTCTACTACCAGGACGCGAAGCAGGACCAGTACGCGTTCGAGACGCGCGGCGCGCCGCTGAAATCGCGTTCGCGCGACAACCAGTACAAGGAACGCACGTTCGGCGGCTCCGCGTTTGCCGAAAGCGGCTTCGCGACCGGCCCGCTCGCGCACAAGCTGCTGTACGGCGTCGACGGCAGCCTGTCGCGCGTGACGAACCTGCGCGACGGCACCGTGCCGGGCGTCGGCGAAGCATTCCCGAACAAGGCATTCCCCGACACCGACTACACGCTGTTCGGCGCGTTCGTGCAGGACCAGATCGGCTACGGCCGCCTGCTCGTCACGCCGGGCCTGCGCTTCGACACATACCGGCTGAGCCCGACCGGAAACGATCCGCTGTTCACCGGCAAGGCCGTGTCGACGAGCGCGAACGAACTGTCGCCGCGCGTCGCCGTGCTCTACGAGATCACGCCTGCCGTCATTCCGTACGTGCAGTACGCGCACGGCTTCCGCGCGCCGACGCCCGACCAGGTCAACAGCAGCTTCTCGAACCCGGTGTACGGCTACACGTCGATCGGCAACCCGAACCTGAAGCCCGAGACGAGCGACACGTTCGAAGCGGGCCTGCGCGGCAAGGCCGGCACCGGCTACGGTGTCGTGCGCTACAGCGCGGCCGCGTTCACGGGCCGCTACCGCAACTTCATCTCGCGCACGACGATCGCCGGCAGCAACCGGCCTACCGACCCGTCCGTATTCCAGTACGTGAACTTCGCCGACGCGCGCATCCACGGCCTCGAAGGCCGCGCCGAATGGGCGATGCCGAACGGCATCACGCTGAAGACGGCGATGGCGTTCACGAAGGGCTCGACGCAGAACGACGGCGCAGCGAGCCAGCCGCTCAACACGGTCAACCCGTTCTCGGCCGTGTTCGGCGTGCGCTACGAGCCGGGCGAGCGCTGGTTCGTGCAGACCGACCTGCTGTTCCAGGCCGCCAAGCGCGACAAGGACATCGACAAATCCGACTGTTCGAACAAGGCGTGCTTCACGCCGCCGTCGTCATTCGTCGTCGACCTGCGCGGCGGCTACCGCTTCAACAAGCACGTGAGCGCGACGATCGGCATCCGCAACCTGTTCGACCGCAAGTACTGGAACTGGTCGGACGTGCGCGGCATCGCGGCCGATTCGCAGGTGCTCGATGCATATACGTCGCCCGGACGCACGGTCGCCGTCAGCATGAAAGTGGATTTCTGA
- a CDS encoding DUF2866 domain-containing protein, whose product MIEDTVFSHLHAILTCQHSLPVQSCRVSVEMQRPWGRPYRLVEWTMHLDAPARRQIVPAESTDEEIAEVVASHVPGRLYGDGRLQF is encoded by the coding sequence ATGATCGAAGATACCGTTTTCAGCCATCTGCACGCGATTCTGACGTGCCAACACTCGCTGCCGGTCCAGAGTTGCCGCGTATCGGTAGAAATGCAGCGCCCATGGGGCCGCCCGTACCGGCTCGTCGAATGGACGATGCATCTCGACGCGCCCGCGCGGCGCCAGATCGTGCCGGCCGAATCGACCGACGAAGAGATCGCCGAGGTCGTCGCGTCGCACGTGCCGGGCCGGCTTTACGGCGACGGCCGCCTGCAGTTCTGA
- a CDS encoding FecCD family ABC transporter permease, with amino-acid sequence MPAHGSTFPAPSPASRSGAARIGTSRRFAPFALAALACLVCAMSVVALCVGAYRIPLAEAWAALTGDAAAQQARAVLLDIRAPRVALALLVGGGFGATGAAMQALFRNPLADPGLVGVSSGAALGATTTIVLGPALFAAHVSAAALPVAAFAGALAVAALVYRLAASRGRLALPLLLLAGIAINALVGAAIGLLTFVADDAQLRSLTFWSLGSLGGAQWSALAAVAPCVAIGCVLLVRERNALNALQLGETEALHLGVPVQRLKRRVLVAVALAVGALVSCAGIIGFIGLVAPHCVRLACGPDQRVVLPGAALLGALLTLAADLAARTVAAPAEIPLGVLTALLGAPFFLALLWKSRGALGG; translated from the coding sequence ATGCCCGCTCACGGTTCGACTTTCCCTGCACCGTCGCCCGCGTCGCGCTCCGGTGCCGCGCGCATCGGCACGTCGCGCCGCTTCGCGCCGTTCGCGCTGGCCGCGCTCGCGTGCCTCGTGTGCGCGATGTCCGTCGTCGCGCTGTGCGTCGGCGCGTACCGCATTCCGCTCGCGGAGGCGTGGGCCGCGCTGACCGGCGATGCAGCCGCGCAGCAGGCACGCGCGGTACTGCTCGACATCCGCGCACCGCGTGTCGCGCTCGCGCTGCTGGTCGGCGGCGGCTTCGGCGCGACCGGCGCCGCGATGCAGGCGCTGTTCCGCAATCCGCTCGCGGATCCGGGGCTCGTCGGCGTGTCGAGCGGCGCCGCACTCGGCGCGACGACGACGATCGTACTCGGCCCCGCCCTCTTTGCCGCGCACGTGAGCGCCGCCGCCTTGCCCGTCGCGGCCTTCGCAGGCGCGCTCGCGGTCGCGGCGCTCGTCTACCGGCTCGCCGCATCGCGCGGCCGGCTCGCACTGCCGCTGCTGCTGCTCGCCGGCATCGCGATCAACGCGCTGGTCGGCGCGGCGATCGGATTGCTCACGTTCGTCGCCGACGACGCGCAGCTGCGCTCGCTGACCTTCTGGAGCCTTGGCAGCCTCGGCGGCGCGCAATGGTCCGCGCTGGCGGCCGTCGCGCCGTGCGTCGCCATCGGCTGCGTGCTGCTCGTACGGGAACGCAATGCATTGAACGCACTGCAGCTCGGCGAAACCGAGGCGCTGCATCTCGGCGTGCCCGTGCAGCGGCTGAAGCGGCGCGTGCTCGTCGCGGTCGCGCTCGCGGTCGGCGCGCTCGTGTCGTGCGCGGGCATCATCGGCTTCATCGGGCTCGTCGCGCCGCATTGCGTGCGACTCGCGTGCGGCCCCGACCAGCGCGTCGTGCTGCCCGGCGCCGCGCTGCTCGGCGCGCTGCTGACGCTCGCCGCCGATCTCGCCGCGCGCACGGTCGCCGCGCCCGCCGAAATCCCGCTCGGCGTGCTGACCGCGCTGCTCGGCGCGCCGTTCTTCCTCGCGCTGCTGTGGAAAAGCCGCGGCGCGCTCGGCGGGTAA
- a CDS encoding trimeric intracellular cation channel family protein, whose product MHILYLIAIVAEAMSGALMGMRRGMDRFGLALVGAVTALGGGTVRDVLLGHYPLGWIAHPEYLVITLVAATVASWVARHVARMKTLFVTVDAIGLAAFTIIGCDIGASTGTAPIIVVLAGAITGVCGGMLRDLLCNEMPLILREELYASVAFVTGTLYVGIQHLGIDAGFATVIALAAGFSMRMLAVRLGWKMRTFGATDVER is encoded by the coding sequence ATGCATATCCTCTATCTGATTGCGATCGTCGCGGAAGCGATGTCGGGTGCGCTGATGGGCATGCGGCGCGGGATGGACCGCTTCGGGCTCGCGCTCGTCGGCGCGGTGACGGCGCTCGGCGGCGGCACCGTGCGCGACGTGTTGCTCGGCCACTATCCGCTCGGCTGGATCGCGCATCCCGAATACCTCGTGATCACGCTCGTCGCGGCGACCGTCGCGTCGTGGGTTGCCCGGCATGTCGCGCGGATGAAGACGCTGTTCGTCACCGTCGACGCGATCGGCCTCGCGGCGTTCACGATCATCGGCTGCGACATCGGCGCGTCGACCGGCACGGCGCCGATCATCGTCGTGCTGGCCGGCGCGATCACCGGCGTGTGCGGCGGGATGCTGCGCGACCTGCTGTGCAACGAGATGCCGCTGATCCTGCGCGAGGAGCTGTACGCGAGCGTCGCGTTCGTCACGGGCACGCTGTATGTCGGGATCCAGCATCTCGGCATCGATGCGGGCTTCGCGACGGTGATCGCGCTGGCGGCCGGATTCTCGATGCGAATGCTCGCGGTGCGGCTCGGGTGGAAGATGCGGACCTTCGGCGCGACGGATGTCGAGCGTTGA
- a CDS encoding heme ABC transporter ATP-binding protein: MLTAHHLDVARRHNAILRDLSLSIEPGRVTALLGRNGAGKSTLLKTFAGELTGSVAPNGVRVTGDITLNGEALARIDAPRLACLRAVLPQAAQPAFPFSVDEIVLLGRYPHARRSGARHVIAHRDRDIAWRALERAGAEALVGRDVTTLSGGELARVQFARVLAQLWPDDDGAANGPRYLLLDEPTAALDLAHQHRLLDTVRAVAREWRLGVLAIVHDPNLAARHADTIAMLADGTIVAHGMPRDVMTPAHIAQCYGFAVKMVETGDGTPPVMVPA; the protein is encoded by the coding sequence ATGCTGACCGCCCACCATCTCGACGTCGCCCGCCGACACAACGCCATCCTTCGCGACCTGTCGCTGTCGATCGAGCCCGGCCGCGTGACCGCGCTGCTCGGTCGCAACGGCGCGGGCAAGAGCACGCTGCTGAAGACCTTCGCGGGCGAACTGACCGGCAGCGTCGCACCGAACGGCGTGCGCGTGACGGGCGACATCACGCTGAACGGCGAAGCGCTCGCGCGTATCGACGCGCCAAGGCTCGCGTGCCTGCGCGCGGTGCTGCCGCAGGCTGCGCAGCCGGCCTTCCCGTTCAGCGTCGACGAAATCGTGCTGCTCGGCCGCTATCCGCATGCGCGGCGCAGCGGCGCGCGGCACGTGATCGCGCACCGCGATCGCGACATCGCGTGGCGCGCGCTCGAACGCGCGGGTGCCGAAGCGCTCGTCGGTCGCGATGTCACGACGCTGTCGGGCGGCGAACTCGCACGCGTGCAGTTCGCGCGCGTGCTCGCGCAGCTGTGGCCGGACGACGACGGTGCGGCAAACGGCCCGCGCTACCTGCTGCTCGACGAGCCGACCGCCGCGCTCGATCTCGCGCATCAGCACCGCTTGCTCGATACCGTGCGCGCGGTCGCACGCGAATGGCGGCTCGGCGTGCTCGCGATCGTGCACGACCCGAACCTCGCCGCGCGACACGCGGATACGATCGCGATGCTCGCCGACGGTACGATCGTCGCGCACGGCATGCCGCGCGACGTGATGACGCCCGCCCATATCGCGCAGTGCTACGGATTCGCCGTGAAGATGGTGGAAACCGGCGACGGTACGCCGCCGGTGATGGTGCCTGCGTAG
- a CDS encoding porin, which produces MNKKLLTIAALAATAGTAHAQSSVTLYGVIDAGISYVNHSKTANGGSGKLFKYDDGVAQGSRWGLRGTEDLGGGLKAIFVLENGFNSGNGTIGQGGAIFGRQAYVGLSQSQYGTVTFGRQYSFSTDVLGSNYSTGGNTVAGNYAYHVNDVDQLTSSRINNSVKFQSANYAGFTFGALYGFSNSTDFAGAPATTSGTTTTAGSSRAYSFGLNYANGPFALGAAYTDIRFPSQSTPAFSTTIANISTGNIRDLRTYGVGGRYIFGPATAWLLWTRTQFTPLASGASGTFYNAYEAGLKYAITPALSAAAGYTYTNATQSGSSAHWNQGNLALDYALSKRTDVYGLVVYQKASGNNVQAQIGSSTSYFNTSGNGSSNQLAARVGIRHKF; this is translated from the coding sequence TTGAACAAGAAACTGTTGACCATCGCCGCCCTCGCAGCAACGGCCGGCACGGCACACGCGCAAAGCAGCGTGACCCTGTACGGCGTCATCGATGCCGGTATCAGCTACGTGAACCACAGCAAGACCGCCAACGGCGGCTCGGGCAAGCTGTTCAAGTACGACGACGGCGTTGCCCAGGGCAGCCGTTGGGGCCTGCGCGGCACCGAAGACCTCGGTGGCGGCCTGAAGGCGATCTTCGTGCTCGAAAACGGCTTCAACAGCGGCAACGGCACGATCGGCCAGGGCGGCGCGATCTTCGGTCGCCAGGCTTACGTCGGCCTGAGCCAGTCGCAATACGGCACGGTCACGTTCGGCCGCCAGTACTCGTTCTCGACCGACGTGCTCGGCTCGAACTACTCGACGGGCGGCAACACGGTCGCGGGTAACTACGCGTACCACGTGAACGACGTCGACCAGCTCACGTCCAGCCGCATCAACAACTCGGTGAAGTTCCAGAGCGCGAACTACGCCGGCTTCACGTTCGGCGCGTTGTACGGCTTCTCGAACTCGACCGACTTCGCCGGCGCACCGGCCACGACGTCGGGCACGACGACGACGGCAGGCTCGTCGCGCGCATACAGCTTCGGCCTGAACTACGCGAACGGCCCGTTCGCCCTCGGCGCCGCATACACGGACATCCGCTTCCCGAGCCAGTCGACGCCGGCGTTCTCGACGACGATCGCGAACATCAGCACGGGCAACATCCGCGACCTGCGCACGTATGGCGTCGGCGGCCGCTACATCTTCGGCCCGGCGACCGCATGGCTGCTGTGGACGCGCACGCAGTTCACCCCGCTCGCGAGCGGCGCATCGGGCACGTTCTACAACGCATACGAAGCAGGCCTGAAGTACGCGATCACGCCGGCCCTGTCGGCAGCAGCCGGCTACACGTACACGAACGCAACGCAAAGCGGCAGCTCGGCGCACTGGAACCAGGGCAACCTGGCGCTCGACTACGCGCTCAGCAAGCGTACGGACGTGTACGGCCTCGTCGTCTACCAGAAGGCGTCGGGCAACAACGTGCAGGCGCAGATCGGTTCGAGCACGAGCTACTTCAACACGTCGGGCAACGGCTCGTCGAACCAGCTCGCCGCTCGCGTCGGCATCCGTCACAAGTTCTAA
- a CDS encoding DUF6232 family protein has translation MENAFNERGVMITRNGLSAAGQVFALRDIRHVDVVKIPKNRVVPSLISLIGAAAAIAGGIGASSAALVVGVMLAVVGYLAWATQDITYRLMVEMPDGKREALSSVDAEFVERVAQVVRDAQAATAAG, from the coding sequence ATGGAAAACGCATTCAACGAACGCGGCGTCATGATCACGCGCAACGGCCTGTCGGCCGCCGGGCAGGTATTCGCGCTGCGTGACATCCGCCACGTCGACGTCGTCAAGATTCCGAAAAACCGCGTCGTTCCGTCGCTGATCTCGCTGATCGGCGCGGCCGCCGCCATCGCGGGCGGCATCGGCGCATCGAGCGCCGCGCTCGTCGTCGGCGTGATGCTCGCCGTCGTCGGTTATCTCGCATGGGCCACGCAGGACATCACGTATCGCCTGATGGTCGAGATGCCCGACGGCAAGCGCGAAGCGCTGTCGAGCGTCGACGCCGAGTTCGTCGAACGCGTCGCGCAGGTCGTGCGCGACGCGCAGGCCGCGACGGCTGCCGGCTGA
- a CDS encoding heme/hemin ABC transporter substrate-binding protein — protein MRGCAVSARSFDPRRRAVLASAAAGALAGALPCSVLAQAAQVAPKRVVVIGGALAETAFALGGAETPRYRLVGADTTCTYPDAAKRLPKVGYQRALSAEGLLSLRPDLVLASAEAGPPTAIAQVKNAGVAVTTFAERHDVESVRAKITGVSQALDVRDAGAVLLQRFDRDWQAARDAVAVRAPGGTQPPRVLFVLNHTGNQALVAGQRTAADAMIRYAGARNAMQGFDHYKPLTTEALAAAAPDVVLISDEGLAAVGGRAALLATPGFGATPAGRAQRVVSLDALFLLGFGPRLPLAVTTLHRRLSDALA, from the coding sequence ATGCGGGGATGCGCGGTGAGCGCGCGATCGTTCGATCCGCGGCGCCGCGCGGTGCTGGCGAGCGCGGCGGCCGGCGCGCTCGCGGGCGCGCTGCCGTGCAGCGTGCTCGCACAAGCTGCGCAGGTCGCGCCGAAACGCGTGGTCGTGATCGGCGGCGCGCTCGCGGAAACCGCGTTCGCGCTCGGCGGCGCCGAGACGCCGCGCTACCGGCTCGTCGGCGCCGACACGACCTGCACGTATCCCGACGCCGCGAAGCGCCTGCCGAAAGTCGGCTATCAGCGCGCGCTGTCGGCCGAGGGGCTGCTGTCGCTGCGGCCCGATCTCGTGCTCGCGTCGGCGGAAGCCGGCCCGCCCACCGCGATCGCTCAGGTGAAAAACGCCGGCGTCGCGGTGACGACGTTCGCCGAACGCCACGACGTCGAGTCGGTGCGCGCGAAGATCACCGGCGTCTCGCAGGCGCTCGACGTGCGCGATGCGGGCGCCGTGCTGCTGCAGCGCTTCGATCGCGACTGGCAGGCCGCGCGCGACGCGGTCGCTGTACGCGCCCCCGGCGGCACTCAGCCGCCGCGCGTGCTGTTCGTGCTGAACCATACCGGCAACCAGGCGCTCGTCGCCGGCCAGCGCACGGCCGCCGACGCGATGATCCGCTATGCGGGCGCGCGCAACGCGATGCAGGGCTTCGATCACTACAAGCCGCTGACGACCGAGGCACTCGCGGCCGCCGCACCCGACGTCGTGCTGATCTCCGACGAAGGGCTCGCGGCCGTCGGCGGCCGCGCCGCGCTGCTCGCCACGCCCGGCTTCGGCGCGACGCCGGCCGGCCGCGCGCAGCGCGTCGTGTCGCTCGATGCACTGTTCCTGCTCGGGTTCGGCCCGCGCCTGCCGCTCGCCGTCACGACCCTGCACCGACGCCTGTCGGATGCGCTCGCCTGA
- a CDS encoding hemin-degrading factor translates to MMQSALPGQPAGPARAAAALRDAFIKLKTERQLRNRDVAQALGVSEGEALAAFVGEHVVRLDARFPAMFEEMPRLGRVMALTRNDTAVHEKDGEYAQMSHDGPVGLALGDIDLRIFYRHWVSAFAVRDETAHGPLKSLQFFDAQGRAIHKVYLRAHSDHAAYDAFIERWRAPSQEPGLDVAPAAPKTPERADTEIDVAGFRAAWDAMTDTHQFFGITQRFGVSRMQALRLADPQYAYPVETAHALRHVLERAAQSGQPIMVFVGNAGMIQIHTGPVANVREVGAWINVLDPGFNLHVREDLIAAAWVVKKPTSDGIVTSLELFDRQGDHVALLFGERKPGKVERDDWRTLVATLPPAACGDAR, encoded by the coding sequence ATGATGCAATCCGCCCTTCCCGGTCAACCGGCCGGCCCGGCCCGCGCGGCCGCCGCACTGCGCGACGCGTTCATCAAGCTCAAGACCGAGCGCCAGCTGCGCAACCGCGACGTCGCGCAGGCGCTCGGCGTCAGCGAAGGCGAGGCGCTCGCCGCATTCGTCGGCGAGCACGTCGTGCGGCTCGACGCGCGCTTTCCGGCGATGTTCGAGGAAATGCCGCGCCTCGGCCGCGTGATGGCGCTCACGCGCAACGACACGGCCGTCCACGAAAAGGACGGCGAATATGCGCAGATGAGCCATGACGGCCCTGTCGGACTCGCGCTCGGCGACATCGACCTGCGGATCTTCTATCGCCACTGGGTGTCGGCGTTCGCGGTGCGCGACGAGACCGCTCACGGCCCGCTGAAGAGCCTGCAGTTCTTCGACGCGCAGGGCCGCGCGATCCACAAGGTCTACCTGCGCGCGCACAGCGACCACGCCGCGTACGACGCATTCATCGAACGCTGGCGCGCACCGTCGCAGGAGCCGGGCCTCGACGTCGCGCCCGCCGCGCCGAAGACGCCCGAGCGCGCCGACACCGAGATCGACGTCGCGGGCTTCCGCGCCGCGTGGGATGCGATGACCGACACGCACCAGTTCTTCGGCATCACGCAGCGCTTCGGCGTGAGCCGCATGCAGGCGCTGCGCCTCGCCGATCCGCAATACGCATATCCGGTCGAAACCGCGCATGCGCTACGCCACGTGCTCGAACGGGCCGCGCAAAGCGGCCAGCCGATCATGGTGTTCGTCGGCAATGCGGGGATGATCCAGATCCATACGGGCCCCGTCGCGAACGTGCGCGAGGTCGGCGCATGGATCAACGTGCTCGATCCGGGCTTCAACCTGCACGTGCGCGAGGACCTGATCGCCGCCGCATGGGTCGTGAAGAAGCCGACGAGCGACGGCATCGTCACGTCGCTCGAACTGTTCGACCGCCAAGGCGACCACGTCGCGCTGCTGTTCGGCGAGCGCAAGCCCGGCAAGGTCGAACGCGACGACTGGCGCACGCTCGTCGCGACGCTGCCGCCGGCTGCATGCGGGGATGCGCGGTGA